In Vibrio atlanticus, the following proteins share a genomic window:
- a CDS encoding bifunctional NUDIX hydrolase/phosphatase PAP2 family protein, whose amino-acid sequence MVIRYFFVFILSLLSTTSAWANNTLPDHIAGALCVVRADNQIVLVDELITGQLSLPGGTVVSGEPPAIAAQRETWEEAGLSVTVGDVLGYTDSAVVYDCVSDSEVISFQTRNELGGFELPIWFAPHYGVEVSRAMLLPPIELEAKQYRYPEQWSEINELFLSATDQPVTYVTELVGAAPQIHQVELNWIVSLQNAFDNMPSLFANTVLLTDSLAKPWVFIVILPLIAWYFGRNFALKFGFTLISVTLLTLIAHQGFSFPRPHAYLPTLKLVMSSGYSFPSLLAALWVSLTLLVFWELKRLLEQKAILIVLAGLLWIMLFKSYSGSAFFSDVLMGGVLGALTTWHIVRLDAKPDVDISALLSSKGIWWALCLLSIVLTVIWPLPTFSFWVAILMTIACLVTLTDSKPLVGQFSFKIVFGVMAMLLAGNLLISWAGSFVSFSGIASFIVETLRFPILILFGVVAFRLPWKRE is encoded by the coding sequence TTGGTTATTAGATATTTTTTCGTTTTCATACTGTCTCTTTTGAGTACTACTTCCGCTTGGGCTAACAACACTTTGCCCGATCATATCGCGGGCGCTTTGTGTGTAGTACGTGCTGATAACCAAATCGTGTTGGTTGATGAATTGATCACGGGGCAATTGTCTCTACCGGGAGGCACTGTGGTTTCTGGTGAGCCGCCTGCCATCGCAGCGCAACGAGAAACTTGGGAAGAGGCGGGCTTGTCCGTGACGGTCGGTGATGTGTTGGGATATACCGACAGTGCCGTTGTATATGATTGTGTCTCTGACTCTGAAGTGATCAGTTTTCAAACTCGAAATGAGCTAGGTGGTTTTGAACTACCTATATGGTTTGCTCCTCATTATGGCGTGGAAGTTAGTAGAGCGATGTTACTTCCTCCCATTGAGTTGGAAGCAAAGCAATATCGTTACCCAGAGCAGTGGTCAGAGATTAATGAGTTGTTTTTATCTGCGACAGATCAACCTGTGACGTATGTGACTGAGCTGGTGGGCGCGGCACCCCAAATCCATCAAGTTGAACTAAATTGGATTGTGTCGCTTCAAAACGCGTTCGATAACATGCCAAGCTTGTTTGCGAATACTGTACTTTTAACTGACTCGTTAGCGAAGCCATGGGTTTTCATTGTAATATTGCCACTAATTGCTTGGTACTTTGGCCGTAACTTCGCGTTGAAGTTTGGCTTCACTTTGATTTCAGTAACACTGCTCACTTTAATCGCACATCAAGGGTTTAGCTTTCCACGTCCGCACGCTTACTTACCAACATTGAAACTGGTGATGAGCAGTGGGTATAGCTTCCCAAGTCTACTGGCTGCCTTATGGGTCAGTTTAACCTTGTTAGTTTTTTGGGAACTAAAGCGCCTCTTGGAGCAAAAAGCTATTCTGATAGTGCTCGCTGGTTTGCTATGGATCATGTTATTTAAGTCTTATTCAGGTAGTGCATTCTTTAGTGATGTATTAATGGGTGGCGTATTAGGCGCATTAACGACGTGGCACATCGTGAGATTGGACGCGAAACCTGATGTTGATATTAGTGCTTTATTGAGTTCTAAAGGTATTTGGTGGGCATTGTGCTTACTGTCGATTGTTCTCACTGTTATATGGCCATTGCCGACATTCTCTTTCTGGGTAGCAATTTTGATGACGATTGCATGCTTAGTAACGTTAACGGATTCGAAGCCTTTGGTCGGCCAGTTCTCGTTCAAGATTGTATTTGGAGTGATGGCGATGTTGTTAGCGGGGAATCTGCTGATTAGCTGGGCAGGAAGTTTTGTCTCATTCAGTGGCATCGCTTCATTTATTGTTGAGACCTTACGTTTCCCAATCTTGATTCTATTTGGTGTCGTGGCGTTTCGTCTGCCATGGAAAAGAGAGTAG
- a CDS encoding Cof-type HAD-IIB family hydrolase, protein MYKLIALDMDGTLLNSEKVISQENKDAIVKARAAGVKVVLASGRPLEGMQSKLDELSINGEDDFVLFYNGSMVQNVSTKEIIHSEISNGKAAKQIAALAQELGGYVHAFSKVHGLITPENNEYTAIEARINGLEITEFDFSQLEDDHEIIKTMIVAEPSKLTEIIGKLPQELKTQFTIVQSAPFFLEFLNPNSNKGVGIEAIAKHLGITAEEVICMGDAENDHHMLEYAGLGIAMENAMEETKKLADHITASNDDHGVAVAIEKFIFNS, encoded by the coding sequence ATGTACAAACTGATTGCTCTTGATATGGATGGCACACTACTTAACAGTGAAAAAGTGATTTCTCAAGAGAACAAAGACGCGATAGTTAAAGCTCGCGCTGCAGGTGTGAAAGTGGTTCTGGCTTCTGGTCGCCCTTTAGAAGGCATGCAGAGTAAGCTAGACGAGCTTTCCATCAACGGCGAAGATGACTTTGTACTCTTCTACAACGGCTCTATGGTTCAGAATGTATCTACAAAAGAGATCATTCACAGCGAGATTAGCAATGGTAAAGCCGCGAAACAGATTGCTGCATTAGCACAAGAGCTAGGTGGTTATGTGCATGCCTTCAGCAAGGTTCATGGCTTAATAACACCTGAAAACAATGAGTACACCGCTATTGAAGCGCGTATTAACGGCTTAGAGATTACCGAGTTCGACTTTTCTCAACTAGAAGACGACCATGAAATTATCAAAACAATGATTGTCGCAGAACCAAGCAAGCTAACCGAAATCATCGGCAAGTTGCCACAAGAGCTTAAGACTCAGTTTACTATCGTGCAAAGTGCACCATTCTTCTTAGAGTTCTTAAACCCAAATTCAAACAAGGGTGTAGGTATTGAAGCAATCGCTAAACATTTGGGGATTACAGCGGAAGAAGTAATCTGCATGGGTGACGCTGAAAACGATCATCATATGCTTGAATACGCTGGCCTTGGCATTGCAATGGAAAACGCAATGGAAGAAACCAAGAAACTGGCGGATCACATCACAGCGAGCAACGACGACCACGGAGTCGCCGTCGCGATTGAAAAGTTTATCTTCAACTCGTAA
- the queE gene encoding 7-carboxy-7-deazaguanine synthase QueE, whose protein sequence is MYKINEMFETIQGEGVFTGVPAVFVRLQICPVGCSWCDTKQTWEALPEDETSLGDIMVKTEDSPTWSAIDAQGIVNEYIKQGYTAKHIVITGGEPCIYDLVPLTEAFEQHGCRCQIETSGTSEVKATSDTWITVSPKVAMKAKLEILDSALQRANEIKHPVGTSKDIEQLDGLLERAAVASDTVIALQPISQKDRATQLCIDTCIERNWRLSIQTHKYLSIA, encoded by the coding sequence TTGTACAAGATTAATGAAATGTTTGAAACCATCCAGGGCGAGGGCGTATTTACCGGCGTTCCTGCTGTGTTTGTTCGTCTACAAATTTGCCCAGTAGGCTGTTCTTGGTGTGACACCAAACAGACGTGGGAAGCACTACCTGAAGATGAAACTAGCCTTGGCGATATTATGGTTAAGACAGAAGATTCACCGACTTGGTCAGCAATTGATGCTCAAGGAATCGTGAATGAATACATCAAGCAAGGTTACACAGCTAAGCACATTGTGATTACCGGTGGCGAGCCGTGCATTTATGATCTTGTCCCTCTCACTGAAGCATTTGAGCAACACGGTTGTCGCTGTCAGATTGAGACCAGCGGAACATCGGAAGTAAAAGCGACATCGGACACTTGGATTACGGTGTCACCGAAGGTGGCGATGAAAGCGAAACTGGAAATTTTAGATAGCGCCTTACAACGTGCTAACGAAATTAAGCATCCAGTAGGCACAAGCAAAGACATCGAACAGCTTGACGGTTTATTGGAGCGAGCTGCGGTTGCTAGCGACACTGTTATCGCTCTGCAACCAATCAGCCAAAAAGACCGCGCTACTCAGCTTTGTATTGATACCTGCATTGAGCGTAATTGGCGCTTATCAATACAAACTCACAAATATTTGAGCATCGCATAG
- the queC gene encoding 7-cyano-7-deazaguanine synthase QueC, which yields MKKAVVVFSGGQDSTTCLVQALKEYDEVHAITFDYGQRHRLEIEVAESLSKDLGVKAHKVMDVTLLNELAISSLTRDDIPVSHELQENGLPNSFVPGRNILFLTLAGIYAYQIGANTVITGVCETDFSGYPDCRNDFVKAMNSALVQGMDKPLDIKTPLMWLNKAETWALADQYSALELVRNKTLTCYNGIVGDGCGDCPACELRKIGLSDYLGDRQGIMAELVRKQGQNK from the coding sequence ATGAAAAAAGCAGTGGTAGTATTCAGTGGTGGTCAAGACTCAACAACGTGTCTTGTTCAAGCTTTAAAAGAGTATGATGAAGTTCATGCGATTACGTTTGACTATGGCCAGCGCCATAGACTCGAGATTGAAGTGGCTGAGTCGTTGTCAAAAGATCTTGGTGTGAAAGCACACAAAGTGATGGATGTGACTCTGTTGAATGAACTGGCTATCAGCTCTCTGACTCGCGACGATATCCCTGTGTCTCATGAGCTACAAGAGAATGGACTACCAAACTCTTTTGTTCCTGGTCGTAATATTCTGTTCTTAACTTTGGCGGGTATTTACGCTTACCAAATCGGTGCAAATACCGTAATCACGGGCGTGTGTGAAACTGATTTCTCAGGCTACCCTGATTGTCGTAATGACTTTGTGAAAGCGATGAACTCTGCGCTTGTACAAGGTATGGACAAGCCGCTTGATATTAAAACACCGTTAATGTGGTTAAACAAGGCTGAGACATGGGCGTTAGCAGACCAGTACTCAGCACTTGAGCTTGTTAGAAACAAAACACTGACTTGTTACAACGGCATTGTTGGTGATGGTTGTGGCGATTGCCCTGCGTGTGAACTACGCAAAATAGGCCTTAGCGATTACCTAGGTGATCGCCAAGGTATTATGGCTGAATTGGTTCGCAAGCAGGGTCAGAATAAATAA
- a CDS encoding tetratricopeptide repeat-containing diguanylate cyclase: MIHSIFIAFLLFINLYSFSQASTADHESSPTISTSVIDPHTTPNADWNALYLSTLTHSPSRALNMLQTRYTSSTTYGDKLYLSALLYQYMSQRDQPFYGIASNDSDYQAIEQAFINALVNDGQGQYKEAQQGFLSILVKMQSINDVTGRALLKYQLCRSLNEQAKYHQANYYCSALQSDLHDIADPVLPKFGTYRVIANNHHFRSDYQAALDTYLSLISVFPQGHDISGIYNDVGNLLKELKQYDKSAEYLIEALALRSDASDLMKAQVHHSLADLYLNQGQSDLAINHFQKAKALLTTSSHSYGIALTTLGLGKAYTQTKNYDLARDYLVESLSASSKLNNDVIRINAFLAISDMFEDQKLKTEALNYAQQALELSEQVTRHKYTAQALLQLSDIHQTLSDYQQAFYFYQRYSLIQFETRDIDNRLAFEALDLAHARYEKELESSFLRHQANLDRLQIEKMEHQRMVYNIIVILLLCAASFMIFTNKAIRAKAAIDAMTKAYSRTEIIRRVKRIKACKGTEKQHVLVLLDLDKFKKINDQYGHPTGDRALVHISQQIRQHLIKGELFGRLGGEEFLIMLTDTKPAEVQERVEELHYAISSAVFLSESKKPLNVTASFAYLATSNALSDFDDLYSVLDQALYQAKSNGRNCIIDAYNEPIDS; encoded by the coding sequence GTGATTCACTCCATTTTCATTGCCTTTCTGCTTTTCATCAACCTTTATTCCTTTAGCCAAGCATCAACAGCGGATCATGAATCTTCTCCAACAATTAGCACCTCGGTAATAGATCCCCACACAACTCCAAATGCTGATTGGAACGCACTCTATCTCTCAACTCTAACTCATTCCCCTTCGCGCGCATTGAACATGCTGCAAACACGCTACACGAGTTCAACAACCTACGGGGATAAGCTCTACCTATCGGCACTGCTATATCAATACATGAGCCAGCGCGATCAACCGTTTTATGGAATCGCTTCAAACGACAGTGACTACCAAGCAATAGAACAAGCGTTTATTAATGCCTTAGTAAATGATGGACAAGGTCAGTACAAAGAAGCTCAGCAAGGCTTTTTGTCCATATTAGTAAAAATGCAATCAATCAACGATGTTACAGGTAGAGCATTATTAAAATACCAATTATGTCGTTCTCTCAATGAGCAAGCTAAATATCATCAAGCGAACTATTATTGTTCTGCACTTCAGTCGGATTTGCATGACATTGCTGACCCTGTATTACCAAAATTTGGCACTTATCGAGTGATCGCTAACAATCACCATTTCCGCAGCGACTATCAAGCCGCGCTAGATACTTACCTATCACTGATAAGCGTGTTCCCACAAGGACATGATATTTCGGGGATCTATAACGATGTGGGTAATTTGCTCAAAGAGTTAAAGCAATATGATAAATCGGCTGAGTACCTCATAGAAGCACTCGCTCTGAGATCGGATGCTTCTGATTTGATGAAAGCACAAGTTCATCATAGCCTTGCAGATCTTTACCTTAATCAAGGACAAAGTGACCTAGCAATTAATCACTTTCAAAAAGCAAAAGCACTGTTGACTACGTCATCTCATAGCTACGGCATTGCGCTAACAACTCTTGGTTTAGGAAAGGCATACACGCAGACGAAGAACTATGATTTGGCGAGAGACTACTTAGTAGAGTCTCTGTCGGCTTCAAGCAAGCTAAACAACGATGTCATTCGAATCAACGCTTTCTTAGCAATCAGCGATATGTTCGAAGACCAAAAACTTAAAACGGAAGCGCTCAATTATGCACAACAAGCTTTGGAGCTATCCGAACAAGTCACAAGACATAAGTACACAGCTCAAGCACTACTTCAACTATCTGATATTCATCAGACACTCAGCGATTACCAACAAGCTTTCTATTTCTATCAGCGATACTCCTTAATACAGTTCGAAACCCGAGATATAGATAACAGGTTGGCTTTTGAAGCACTAGATCTAGCTCATGCTAGGTACGAAAAAGAACTAGAGAGTTCTTTCCTGAGACATCAAGCAAATTTAGACCGACTTCAAATCGAAAAGATGGAACATCAAAGGATGGTGTATAACATCATTGTTATTCTATTACTGTGTGCGGCTAGCTTTATGATCTTCACAAACAAAGCCATTCGTGCGAAAGCAGCAATCGATGCCATGACAAAGGCGTATAGTCGCACCGAGATAATACGAAGAGTCAAGCGTATCAAAGCCTGTAAAGGAACAGAAAAACAACATGTTCTCGTTTTACTCGATCTAGATAAATTCAAGAAAATTAATGACCAATATGGCCACCCTACTGGTGATAGAGCACTCGTTCATATAAGTCAGCAAATAAGACAACATTTAATTAAAGGTGAGCTGTTCGGGCGCTTAGGCGGCGAAGAATTTCTGATTATGCTTACTGATACAAAACCAGCTGAAGTACAAGAGCGTGTAGAGGAGTTACATTATGCTATTTCGAGTGCAGTTTTCTTATCAGAAAGCAAAAAGCCACTTAATGTAACCGCGAGTTTTGCTTATCTAGCAACCTCAAACGCATTAAGTGACTTTGATGACTTGTATTCAGTGCTTGACCAGGCGCTGTATCAAGCAAAGAGCAACGGCCGAAACTGCATCATTGATGCTTATAACGAGCCTATTGACTCATGA
- a CDS encoding DUF2750 domain-containing protein has product MSKLTADTQANLELFVSETQETKLVWGLRNEEGWLACDSSEFENSEVMPFWSSKEDAQTHNVEEWADFEVLEIPLDIFVEDWLLTLAEDGVLVGTNWNATLEGKELEPSDLAKLYI; this is encoded by the coding sequence ATGAGCAAACTAACCGCTGATACTCAAGCAAATCTAGAACTTTTCGTTTCTGAAACACAAGAAACTAAACTGGTATGGGGCCTTCGCAACGAAGAAGGTTGGCTAGCATGTGACTCAAGTGAATTCGAAAACAGTGAAGTGATGCCGTTCTGGTCTTCAAAAGAGGACGCTCAGACTCACAACGTTGAAGAGTGGGCAGACTTCGAAGTATTAGAAATCCCACTAGATATCTTTGTAGAAGATTGGTTACTGACCCTAGCTGAAGATGGTGTTCTTGTTGGTACTAACTGGAATGCAACATTGGAAGGCAAAGAACTTGAGCCTTCTGATCTAGCGAAATTATACATCTAG